The following is a genomic window from Niabella soli DSM 19437.
CTCCAATTCGCCCGAACACGGAGGGTTGGTTGCCGGCCCTACCATGGATCATCAGATCATCCGGGCATTATTTAAAAGCACCATCGAAGCCTCTCAGATTTTGAAAACAGATGCGGCATTACGGAAGGAGCTGGAAGAAAAATATCCGCGGATCGCTCCCAATAAAATAGGTCGCTTCGGACAGTTGCAGGAATGGATGCAGGATGTAGACGATACCACCGATAAACACCGTCATGTATCACACCTCTGGGGTGTTTACCCGGGCAATGAGATCAATTGGGAAACGGCTCCGGAACTGATGAAGGCCGCCCGGCAATCGCTTATCTATCGGGGGGATGCGGCTACGGGATGGAGCCTGGGCTGGAAGATCAATTTATGGGCACGGTTTAAAGACGGGAATCATACTTATAAACTGATACAAATGCTACTGACGCCTGCCGGGAGAAGCGCAGGAAGTTACCCGAATTTATTTGACGCCCATCCCCCGTTTCAGATCGATGGCAATTTTGGCGGCGCTGCGGGTATTGGTGAAATGCTGTTGCAATCCCATACTGCATTTGTTGATATTTTACCGGCCTTGCCGGATGCGTTGCCCAATGGCCGCATCAATGGGATCCATGCCCGCGGCGGACTGATACTGGACATCGCATGGGAACAAAAACATTTGACCCAACTGAATATAAAAGCAATCGCGGACGGATCGGCTCAACTGCGATACATGGGTAAGGTACTTCCGTTTAATTTTAAAAAAGGAAGACAATACAGTGTGAGCGCGGATTTTAAACGGGTCGTCGAAAATGAGAAACGATAAATACGACGTTGAATGCTGGCTTTGGAGTTCTCACAGATTCCTCAGATGTACACAGATTTTAAAAGCCATCTGTGCAAATCCGTGTAATCTGTGAGCCATTGACTTAGTATTTGTCGCTCACATACAAGACCAGAGAGCACAGTGCCCCACCTTTGTAATCCTCTGAGTCTTCTCTGTGGTTAAAAATTAAAATTCCCGCTTTTCCGTCTTCCCGGCTGATAATTAGTGGACGCTATCGCTATAATAAAAAACTACATCAGGATAGTGGTTTTTTGCAGCCTGCCCTAAAAAAAATAGACAAACTTTAAGGTTTTACAATTAAAGAATGTATGAAGGCGGTTGCAATGCTTTATAAGATCCGGTGGAGCGCTATTTTGATAGCGTTTCAGTTTCTTTTAAGCAATACAGCGGTCGCACAGCCCCGCGACACGATTTCGTTAAATGAAGGCTGGGTCAGTATTAAAGCGGCCACAGGATCACAAAAATATACAGGATTTGAAAAGCCCGGTTATTCCACAACCGGCTGGAAAAAGATAACCGTCCCGCATAACTGGGATGATTACTATGGATACCGGCGGTTGCTGCACGGAAATTTGCATGGCAATGCCTGGTATAAGAAAAAGTTTACGCTTAAGAAACAAAGCGGAAAAAGATATTTCCTTTTTTTTGAAGGAGTGGGTTCCTATGCCACCGTTTGGGTAAATGGTATAAAAATAGGGACGCATGCGGGGGGACGCACCACCTTTACACTGGATATAACGGATGCCGTGAAACAGAATGGCGTTAATGATCTTGCCGTACTGGCAAAACACCCGGCGGGCATTACCGATCTGCCCTGGGTTTGTGGTGGCTGCAGTGAGGAACGCGGTTTTTCGGAAGGATCGCAGCCAATGGGTATTTTTCGCCCTGTACATTTAATTGTTACCAACCCCGTTTATATCGCGCCTTTTGGCGTGCACGCCTGGGCGGATATAAAAAAAGAGCAGACTAAATTATTTGTTGACCTCACGATTAAGAATACAGGCAACCCGTCTGTTGCTGCACAATTAATTACACTGGTAAAGAACCGGCAACAGCAGGTGGTTGCGGCCGATAGTCAGCAGGTGCAGTTAAAAATGGATAATATAACCCGGCAGGTGTTGTTGGTAAAGCAACCGGAATTATGGTCGCCGGCGCATCCGTATCTGTACACAATTGAAACGATAATAAAAACAGGTGGTGTGGAAGCTGATAAAGTAAGAACTGATTTTGGATTCAGGACCATTCAATGGAAAACTTCCACCCACCAGTTTTTATTAAACGGGCAACCCGTATTTATAAATGGTATTGCGGGGTATGAGCACCAATTGGGACAGAGCCATGCTTTTGCTGATGAAGAAATTGATGCAAGGGTGAAATGGCTGCAGGCTGCGGGTTTTAATGCTTTTCGCGACGCGCATCAACCGCACAACTTAAGATACGGCAGTTTGTTTGACCAGAAAGGGATCCTGTGGTGGCCACAGTTGTCCGCACATATCTGGTACGATACGCCTGCCTTTCGGGATCAGTTTAAGGCGTCTTTAAAAGAATGGATAGTGGAGCGCAGGAATGATCCGGCGGTGATATTATGGGGGCTGCAGAATGAAAGCAAACTGCCGGAGGATTTTGCAAAGGAATGCACCGAGCTGGTCCGGAGCTTGGACCCTACGGCATCTGTAGAGCGGCTGGTAACCACCTGTAATGGCGGAAAAGGAACGGATTGGGACGTGCCGCAGAACTGGACCGGAACCTACGGCGGGGATCCGGATACATATGCACAGGATCTGAAGAAACAAGTGCTGGTTGGTGAATACGGTGCCTGGCGGACCATTGATCTGCACTCGGATAACAGCAAGCGGCAACCGGCTTCTTATCCGGAAGAACAAATGGTGGCCCTGATGGAAAAAAAACTGCGCTTAGGTGAACAGGCAAAGGATAGTAGTGCCGGCCATTTTTTCTGGTTGTTGAATTCGCATGATAACCCGGGACGGGTGCAGGGCGGAGAAGGATTCAGGGGAATAGATCGTATCGGGCCGGTAAATTATAAAGGGATGTTGACGCCCTGGGAAGAACCGACGGATGTGTATTATATGTACCGCTCTAATTATGCGCCCAAAAAAACAGACCCGATGGTGTATATCGCTTCGCATACCTGGCCCAACCGGTGGATAACACCGGGGACCAAAGATTCGATAGTGGTGTACTCGAATTGCGATGAAGTGGAGCTGTTTAATGATATGGAAGGGTCTTCATTGGGCAAACAAAAAAATAAGAGACGGGGCTATCATTTTCAATGGGATCAGGTTCCGGTCCGTTACAATATTTTATACGCCGTAGGTTATGTAAACGGAAGAGCCGTGGCACGCGATACCATTGTATTATATCATTTGCCAAAAGCGCCTCACTTTGATCAATTGTACAAAGGCGCACAGAATATAACAGCATCCCAAAAAGGCTATCAATATGTTTACCGGGTTAATTGCGGCGGCCCCGATTACATAGACGAAAATAAAAACACCTGGCAGGCCGACCGTTCGTTACCTTCTGAAAACGAACGTCAAACTTTAAACATCAAACCTCAAACAAATTTCTGGGGTTCCGTTTCCTGGGCGGATCGCTTTCCGGGTATGCCGGCGGTATTCGCCAGCCAGCGACGCAGTTTTTCTCCGGTAAAGGGAACCCGCGACTGGTCGCTGTTTCAGCAGTTCCGGTATGGTAAAGCGGATTTGAATTATACCTTTCCGCTGCCCGACGGGAATTATATCGTAGAACTCTATTTTACAGAACCCTGGCTGGGTATAGGCGGTGGTATAGATGCAACCGGAATGCGACTGTTTGATGTGGCATTTAATAATGAAGTGGTGCTGAAGGATCTTGATATCTGGAAAGAGGTAGGGACCAATACAGCCTTAAAAAAAATAGTTCCGGTAACAGTGACTGGGGGAAGACTGGTGATTTCCTTTCCGCATTCCAAAGCGGGGCAGGCGCTCATTTCCGCTATAGCAATTGCCACCCGGGCAAACAACATGCGATCCGCAGCTACTTTTGAAAATATAACCAATCTTAAAGGCGATGGAATCATGCAGCGTACATGGCTCGACATAGGAGACGCACCTTTTGCAAATGAAAAAATTCAGATCCATCAACTACCACCGGAGCTTTTTGCAGCAGACTGGATCCAAACGAACAGGAAGCAAACAAAAGAACTGTCGTTTAAGGTTCGTCTGCCATCAGACATTTATAAGGCTGTATTTCCGGAGCTGTCAGCCAGAGCTTCGGCCGACGGGTTTAACAACACAGGTGAATGGATAATAACGGATGAAGAAGGAGGAAAAAAATATGCAGTATATAAGAAACGGATGGCTGCCGGCGAACAAATTTCAATAAAAGGGTCAACCGGTTTTTTAACGGCAATAACACCTGCCTCAACCATGCAGCCCGCGTTCGATCTGAAGCCGGTTACCTCATATAAAACGGATGGGGCTGTTACAGGGCCAGGCATCACAAAAGCCGAGTTTTCAGGTGCACCCAGGCTGGCTGTTCAAACCAATGACAGTACTTCTGTAAAATGGTCCATCAAAACAGGTGTAGCCGATATTTATAATATAACACTGAAATATTATTGGCCAAACCCCGGGGCGGGTACTGCGCTGCTAACGCTCTTTGATGCAGGAGGCAACAGGATGGTGGAGCAGGAAATCTCCCTTAAATTTACGCAGCCGGGCAAATGGATGCTGGCAACTGTTAACACCGGCACTATGATCAATGCGGGGCATTATAGGGTGCGTGTAGCCTTAAAGAATGCAAAGGGGTTGGTGGTGTCTAATATTGAGGTCCAATAAAATGCTATTATAAATGAAACGATTGTTGTTGGGAACTTGCTTCTTATTATTAATTATGGCAGTGCAGGCGCAATTGCAGCCGGTGCGGTTGCGTTGTGAGTTCAGAGTGGATCCCCTTGGCGTAGACGTGCAGCGCCCCGGCTTAAGCTGGGAGCTGAAAAGCGGCAAAAAAAATGTAGGTCAGTCGGCTTACCGCATACTGGTGGCAGATGCGCCGGGTTTACTTTCAAAAGAACAGGGGAATATCTGGGATTCAAGAAAAATAAATGCGGAGGCTTCTGTCCAGGTTCCATATAATGGTAAACCGTTGCAACCAGGCAAAAAATATTACTGGAAAGTAATGGTCTGGAATGAAAAGAACACGGCGTCTCCCTTTAGCAGTGTTGCCTCCTGGCAGATGGGATTATTAACAGATGCCGATTGGTCCGGCGCCCGGTGGATCGCTTATGAGGAGTTGCCGGATTCAAGCGTCATTCTTCCGTTTGCCCATGGTAATGGTAAAAAGGCCTGGGGGCAGCGTAAGGATGTGTTGCCTTTGTTTCGCAAATCATTCGGCATAAAAAAAGCAGTGACAAGCGCTACCGTTTTTATCAGCGGCCTGGGGCAATTTGAAATGAGCATCAATGGAAAAAAAGCCGGGGATCATTTCCTGGATCCCGGGTGGACGCAGTTTTCCAAAAAGGCACAATATGTAACGTTTGATGTTACCAAACAGCTCCGGCGGGGAGAAAATGTTATTGGGGTATCATTGGGCAATGGCTTTTATTATATTCCCGGTGAGCGCTACCGGAAACTAACCGGTGCTTATGGCTATCCCAAGATGATCGCAAAAATCCGGGTGCAATATAAAGATGGATCTGAACAGACGATCGTTTCCGATAATAGCTGGAGCACCGCGCCGTCTCCCGTTTTCTTTTCCAGTATTTATGGTGGCGAAGATTACGACGCCAGCAAAGAAAAATCGGGCTGGGACCAAAAAGGATACAACGATGCCGGTTGGAAAAGAGCCGTGGTTACTACAGGCCCGCCAAAGCTTGTTGCGCAGTCTGCCGCACCGGTTAAGGTGATGCAGGTGTTCAACCCCGTTAGTAAAAAGGAATTGTCAAAAGGAGTATGGGTATATGACCTGGGACAAAATTTTTCCGGGATACCCTCAATAAAAGTTTCCGGGAAAAAAGGAGATACCGTCCGGTTACGACCGGCGGAACTCATCAATGCCGATGGCAGCGCCAATCAGAAAGCCACAGGAGCGCCTCATTATTATACCTACGTTTTGAAGGGGACAGGCATAGAAGAATGGCAGCCACGTTTCACGTATTATGGGTTTCGTTATGTACAGGTAGAAGGCGCCACGCCCCATGCCGGCAATACAGGGCTTCCCGTTATAAAAAAATTAAAAGGCCTGCATATCCGCAACAGTGCTGATGAGATTGGATCCTTCAGTTGTTCAAATGCATTGTTTAACAAGACGAATGATCTGATCCGCTGGGCCATTCGCAGTAATATGGTAAGTGTTTTTACCGATTGCCCCCACCGGGAAAAGCTGGGCTGGCTGGAGGAAACCCACCTGATGGGCGCCTCTGTACAGTATAATTATGATATCGCCGCATTGATCAAAAAAGTAGTACATGATATGATCGACGCGCAAACCCCTGAGGGATTGATACCGGATATAGCCCCCGAATATGTACATTTTGACGGTGGCTTTCGTGATTCGCCCGAATGGGGAAGCGCCGGGGTGATCTTTCCCTGGTACGCGTTTCAATGGTATGGCGATACGGCTATTTTGCGGGATGCGTACCCGATGATGAAGAAATATGTGCACTATCTTAAAGGGAAAGCAAAGGGTCATATTTTATATTTTGGTTTGGGCGATTGGTTTGACCTCGGCCCTAACCGGCCGGGTGTTTCGCAATTAACACCGGAGGGCGTTACCTCAACGGCTACCTATTATTACGATCTGACCATCCTCTCCAAAATAGCGCGTGTATTAGGGTATAAGAGTGAGGTTCCTTTTTTTGAAGATTGGGCACAAACAGTAAAAATGGCCTTCAATAAAAAGTTCTTTAACACAATCACAAAGCAATATGCAACGGGCAGCCAGGCGGCGAACGCCATGGCCTTGTATATGGGGCTTGTGGAGCCCCGGGATCGCAATGCTGTTGTGCAGAACCTGGTTAAGGATATCCGGGCGCACAACAATGCGCTTACAGGCGGTGATGTGGGGTATCGGTATGTGTTAAGGGCCCTGGAAGATGCGGGCTATAGTGATGTGATCTATGATATGAATAACCGGAGTGATGTGCCGGGGTATGGATACCAATTAGCCCATGGGGCAACAGCGCTTACCGAATCCTGGGCTGCCCTGCCTTCTGTTTCCAATAATCATTTTATGTTAGGGCATTTAATGGAATGGTTCTATTCCGGCCTGTGCGGAATCAGGCAGGCGGAAGGATCCGTTGGGTTCAAAGCAATAGAAATAAGACCGCACCCGGTGGGTAGCATCACCCATGCGCGCGCGCAGTATCATTCGGTATATGGTCTGATTGAAGCCGGATGGAAAAAAGAAGGCAGACAGTTTACGGTTACGGTATCCATTCCTCCGAATACGACGGCTACAGTTTATTTTCCGCCCGGCTATGATCAGCAGCAAAGAAAAATTGGTTCCGGAACATACAGCTTTACAGTAAAATTAAAATAATGCGAAAGATAAGCCTGGGGCTGATAGGAATATTTTTATTCAATATAACAATTGCGCAGCGCAAAGTGCCGCAAGTGGAAATGCAGAAAATTTATGAGGAAATAAAAACGCCTTATAAATACGGGCTGGTGGTATTGCCCCCGGATACTACGCAGAAAGTGGATTGCCCAACGGTATATAAACAGGGTAATACCTGGTATATGACCTACGTGGTTTTTAATGGACACGGTTATGAAACCTGGCTGTCGGCCAGCAAGGACCTGTTGCATTGGAAAACATTGGGTAAACAATTAGTGTTTACCCAAACCGGTTGGGACGCCAACCAGGAAGCGGGGTACAATGCATTAGTGGATACCCGCTGGGGCGGCGATTATAACCTGGGGAAATTTGATGGAAAGTACTGGATGTCCTATATCGGTGGGGCTACTGCAGGATATGAGCCGGAACCCTTATCGATCGGAATGGCTTATACGACCCGGCCCCCCGTACAGGCATTGCCCTGGCAAAGGCTGCCGGCGCCGGTATTGAGTACACAGGACGCTGATGTAAGATGGTGGGAAAACCGGCATAAACTTTTTAAGAGTTATGTAATAGAAGATAAGGCCCACCATACGGGGCACCGGTTTATTATGTATTACAATGCAGTCGGCGATTCATTAAAGGATAATAAGAAAACGCGATGGTATGAACGCATCGGCATGGCTGTATCTAATGACATGGTGCATTGGAAGCGCTATCTGAAAGATCCGGTAGTGCACCATCCCGCAGGGATCACCGGTGATCCCATGCTTCAGCGCATCGGCCATCTTTGGGTAATGTTTTACTTTGGGGCCTTCTGGACAGACCGGCCGGGCGCTTTTAATCGCTTTGCCTGTTCGTATGATCTGATTCACTGGACCGACTGGACAGGGGATAACCTCATACAATCATCAGAAGACTATGATCAAAAGTATGCGCACAAATCGTTTGTATTAAAACATAACGGGGTGGTGTATCATTTTTATTGCGCGGTGGATGCCAGAGATCACCGGGGTATTGCCGTAGCTACATCGGTGGATAAGGGAAGAAGTAAAATCGGGTTTATCAACGGCCTGTGAGGTTTCAAAAGCTTCCCAGGTATTCACAATCAGCATTATGAAATATATAGTACAGTTAGGTATTTGTTTGTTAGGGATAATAGGTGTTGTAGCCGCGCAGCAATCGCCCCGCAAGGTGATTGATTTTAATAAGGGCTGGCGCTTTCAGATGGGCGACGAGGCCGGATGGAAAAAGGAGTCGTTTAAAGATGAAACCTGGCGTTTGCTGGACCTGCCGCATGATTGGAGCATTGAAGGGCGTTTTGCTGCAACGAACCCTGCAGGCAATGCGGGCGGTGCGTTGCCGGGAGGCATTGGCTGGTATCGTAAAACATTTACAACAAATGCAGCGCCCGGAAGTCGGGTCAGCATTGAATTTGACGGGGTATATCGCGATGCGGAAGTATGGATCAACGGGCAATACCTGGGTAAATGGCCTTATGGCTATACCTCTTTTAGTTATGACCTGACGCCCTTTGTAAAATACGGTGCTCAAAAGAATATAATTGCCGTGAGGGTAGACAATAGTCAGCAGCCTAACTCAAGATGGTATTCGGGTTCGGGTATTTACCGGGATACAAGGCTGGTTATTACAAAAAAGGCCGCATTTGAAAAATGGGGCACTTTTATTACTACCCCGCAGGTGCATGAGCAGAATGCGTTATTCAGCGCAACAACAACGTTGTTAAATATCAGGAAAGGGGATAGATCAGTTGACCTGCGTTGTGAGATCTATGACCCATCGGGTAATAAGATCGCAACGGCGCTTCCAACGGGAAGCTGGAAGAATGACAGTGTATGCACCCTGCAAACGGAAATAAAACAGCCCCAACTCTGGTCCGTAAAAAGTCCGCAGTTATATAAAGCGGTATTTAAAATGAGTATAGCGGGCAAACTGATGGACCAATGGCAAACCACCTTCGGTATCCGGTATTTTAATTTTGATGCAAAAAAAGGTTTTGCCTTAAATGGTGAGCCGATGAAGATCCTGGGCGTTTGTATGCACCACGACCTGGGAGCCCTGGGGGCAGCTTTTAATAAGTCGGCAGCCAAACGCCAGTTGCGCATTCTGAAGGAGATGGGCGCCAACGCGATCCGTACGGCGCACAATCCACCGGACCCGCAATTCCTGGATCTGTGCGATGAAATGGGCTTTTTGGTGATGGACGAATCCTTTGATATGTGGGCTAAAAAGAAAAACAAGTATGATTATTTCAGCGATTTTCCGGCCTGGCACCGCAAGGATCTCGAACATATGGTAAAACGGGACCGGAATCATCCCAGTGTTTTTATGTGGAGCATAGGTAATGAAATAAGGGAACAGTTTGATTCCACCGGTATCACCCTGGCGAAGGAACTGGTGGGTATCGTTAAAGAGCTGGATCCTACCCGGCCGGTTACCTGTGCGCTAAGCGAAAATGATCCGGCGAAGAATTTTATTTATCAATCCAAAGCATTAGACGTTATTGGGCTGAATTATCATATTGATTCCTATGCAGCATTTCCTGTAAACTATCCCGGTGAAAAATTTATTGCCGCAGAAACGGTTTCCGGTCTGGCCACCCGCGGGCATTACGACGGTCCTGCGGATTCTTTGCGCAAATGGCCGTCATCTTCCAAATTTAAATATGTTGAAAACGGTAACCCGGATTTTACGGTTTCTGCTTACGATAATGTAGCAGCTTACTGGGGCGCCACGCATGAACAAACCTGGCGCATTATAAAAAAGTATGATTACCTGTCTGGTGAGTTTGTGTGGTCTGGTTTTGATTTCCTTGGTGAACCCGTACCGTACCCTTACCCGGCAAGAAGTTCCTATTACGGGATCGTTGACCTGGCTGGTTTTCCAAAGGATGTATATTACATGTACCAAAGTGAATGGACGCAAAAACCGGTGCTGCACTTGCTGCCGCACTGGAACTGGAACAAAGGGCAGACGGTGGATGTAATGGCCTATTATAACAACGCAGATGAGGTGGAACTTTTTTTAAATGGAAAAACATTGGGCCGTAAAAGAAAGGCGGACACTTCCTTTCACGTAACCTGGCACGTACCCTATACACCGGGAACGTTAAAAGTGGTGTCCTATAAAAACGGGAATACGGTACAGGAACGAACGGTGAAAACAGCCGGAACACCGGCCCGGATAGAGCTGACGGTTGAAAATAAAAATATTCGTCTGGCGGATAATGAATTGTCTTTTGTTTCCATCCGCATAGTGGATAAAGAGGGCAATTTAGTACCAATGGCGGATAACCTGGTTAAGGTTACT
Proteins encoded in this region:
- a CDS encoding malectin domain-containing carbohydrate-binding protein, whose protein sequence is MKAVAMLYKIRWSAILIAFQFLLSNTAVAQPRDTISLNEGWVSIKAATGSQKYTGFEKPGYSTTGWKKITVPHNWDDYYGYRRLLHGNLHGNAWYKKKFTLKKQSGKRYFLFFEGVGSYATVWVNGIKIGTHAGGRTTFTLDITDAVKQNGVNDLAVLAKHPAGITDLPWVCGGCSEERGFSEGSQPMGIFRPVHLIVTNPVYIAPFGVHAWADIKKEQTKLFVDLTIKNTGNPSVAAQLITLVKNRQQQVVAADSQQVQLKMDNITRQVLLVKQPELWSPAHPYLYTIETIIKTGGVEADKVRTDFGFRTIQWKTSTHQFLLNGQPVFINGIAGYEHQLGQSHAFADEEIDARVKWLQAAGFNAFRDAHQPHNLRYGSLFDQKGILWWPQLSAHIWYDTPAFRDQFKASLKEWIVERRNDPAVILWGLQNESKLPEDFAKECTELVRSLDPTASVERLVTTCNGGKGTDWDVPQNWTGTYGGDPDTYAQDLKKQVLVGEYGAWRTIDLHSDNSKRQPASYPEEQMVALMEKKLRLGEQAKDSSAGHFFWLLNSHDNPGRVQGGEGFRGIDRIGPVNYKGMLTPWEEPTDVYYMYRSNYAPKKTDPMVYIASHTWPNRWITPGTKDSIVVYSNCDEVELFNDMEGSSLGKQKNKRRGYHFQWDQVPVRYNILYAVGYVNGRAVARDTIVLYHLPKAPHFDQLYKGAQNITASQKGYQYVYRVNCGGPDYIDENKNTWQADRSLPSENERQTLNIKPQTNFWGSVSWADRFPGMPAVFASQRRSFSPVKGTRDWSLFQQFRYGKADLNYTFPLPDGNYIVELYFTEPWLGIGGGIDATGMRLFDVAFNNEVVLKDLDIWKEVGTNTALKKIVPVTVTGGRLVISFPHSKAGQALISAIAIATRANNMRSAATFENITNLKGDGIMQRTWLDIGDAPFANEKIQIHQLPPELFAADWIQTNRKQTKELSFKVRLPSDIYKAVFPELSARASADGFNNTGEWIITDEEGGKKYAVYKKRMAAGEQISIKGSTGFLTAITPASTMQPAFDLKPVTSYKTDGAVTGPGITKAEFSGAPRLAVQTNDSTSVKWSIKTGVADIYNITLKYYWPNPGAGTALLTLFDAGGNRMVEQEISLKFTQPGKWMLATVNTGTMINAGHYRVRVALKNAKGLVVSNIEVQ
- a CDS encoding alpha-L-rhamnosidase, with product MKRLLLGTCFLLLIMAVQAQLQPVRLRCEFRVDPLGVDVQRPGLSWELKSGKKNVGQSAYRILVADAPGLLSKEQGNIWDSRKINAEASVQVPYNGKPLQPGKKYYWKVMVWNEKNTASPFSSVASWQMGLLTDADWSGARWIAYEELPDSSVILPFAHGNGKKAWGQRKDVLPLFRKSFGIKKAVTSATVFISGLGQFEMSINGKKAGDHFLDPGWTQFSKKAQYVTFDVTKQLRRGENVIGVSLGNGFYYIPGERYRKLTGAYGYPKMIAKIRVQYKDGSEQTIVSDNSWSTAPSPVFFSSIYGGEDYDASKEKSGWDQKGYNDAGWKRAVVTTGPPKLVAQSAAPVKVMQVFNPVSKKELSKGVWVYDLGQNFSGIPSIKVSGKKGDTVRLRPAELINADGSANQKATGAPHYYTYVLKGTGIEEWQPRFTYYGFRYVQVEGATPHAGNTGLPVIKKLKGLHIRNSADEIGSFSCSNALFNKTNDLIRWAIRSNMVSVFTDCPHREKLGWLEETHLMGASVQYNYDIAALIKKVVHDMIDAQTPEGLIPDIAPEYVHFDGGFRDSPEWGSAGVIFPWYAFQWYGDTAILRDAYPMMKKYVHYLKGKAKGHILYFGLGDWFDLGPNRPGVSQLTPEGVTSTATYYYDLTILSKIARVLGYKSEVPFFEDWAQTVKMAFNKKFFNTITKQYATGSQAANAMALYMGLVEPRDRNAVVQNLVKDIRAHNNALTGGDVGYRYVLRALEDAGYSDVIYDMNNRSDVPGYGYQLAHGATALTESWAALPSVSNNHFMLGHLMEWFYSGLCGIRQAEGSVGFKAIEIRPHPVGSITHARAQYHSVYGLIEAGWKKEGRQFTVTVSIPPNTTATVYFPPGYDQQQRKIGSGTYSFTVKLK
- a CDS encoding glycoside hydrolase family protein yields the protein MRKISLGLIGIFLFNITIAQRKVPQVEMQKIYEEIKTPYKYGLVVLPPDTTQKVDCPTVYKQGNTWYMTYVVFNGHGYETWLSASKDLLHWKTLGKQLVFTQTGWDANQEAGYNALVDTRWGGDYNLGKFDGKYWMSYIGGATAGYEPEPLSIGMAYTTRPPVQALPWQRLPAPVLSTQDADVRWWENRHKLFKSYVIEDKAHHTGHRFIMYYNAVGDSLKDNKKTRWYERIGMAVSNDMVHWKRYLKDPVVHHPAGITGDPMLQRIGHLWVMFYFGAFWTDRPGAFNRFACSYDLIHWTDWTGDNLIQSSEDYDQKYAHKSFVLKHNGVVYHFYCAVDARDHRGIAVATSVDKGRSKIGFINGL
- a CDS encoding glycoside hydrolase family 2 TIM barrel-domain containing protein — protein: MKYIVQLGICLLGIIGVVAAQQSPRKVIDFNKGWRFQMGDEAGWKKESFKDETWRLLDLPHDWSIEGRFAATNPAGNAGGALPGGIGWYRKTFTTNAAPGSRVSIEFDGVYRDAEVWINGQYLGKWPYGYTSFSYDLTPFVKYGAQKNIIAVRVDNSQQPNSRWYSGSGIYRDTRLVITKKAAFEKWGTFITTPQVHEQNALFSATTTLLNIRKGDRSVDLRCEIYDPSGNKIATALPTGSWKNDSVCTLQTEIKQPQLWSVKSPQLYKAVFKMSIAGKLMDQWQTTFGIRYFNFDAKKGFALNGEPMKILGVCMHHDLGALGAAFNKSAAKRQLRILKEMGANAIRTAHNPPDPQFLDLCDEMGFLVMDESFDMWAKKKNKYDYFSDFPAWHRKDLEHMVKRDRNHPSVFMWSIGNEIREQFDSTGITLAKELVGIVKELDPTRPVTCALSENDPAKNFIYQSKALDVIGLNYHIDSYAAFPVNYPGEKFIAAETVSGLATRGHYDGPADSLRKWPSSSKFKYVENGNPDFTVSAYDNVAAYWGATHEQTWRIIKKYDYLSGEFVWSGFDFLGEPVPYPYPARSSYYGIVDLAGFPKDVYYMYQSEWTQKPVLHLLPHWNWNKGQTVDVMAYYNNADEVELFLNGKTLGRKRKADTSFHVTWHVPYTPGTLKVVSYKNGNTVQERTVKTAGTPARIELTVENKNIRLADNELSFVSIRIVDKEGNLVPMADNLVKVTTTANARVVAMDNGYPADLEPFQTNRHKVYNGLGLAMIKGLNKGTATIRVTADGLKATSSSIIVE